The Trichosurus vulpecula isolate mTriVul1 chromosome 4, mTriVul1.pri, whole genome shotgun sequence genome contains a region encoding:
- the TMEM94 gene encoding transmembrane protein 94 isoform X2 produces the protein MLFKQAELWMPSQGKCSKGDPPLALGLSTGKALGILKEQLEAVLEGHLKEQKKSLTWKEIWKRSFLHHGNRCSCFHWPGASLMLLAVLLLLGCYGNQPAGSHGVELVNATALLLLLLLNLILIGRQERLKRQEVERRLRGIIDQISDALGDGKEVRWPNAMYPDLHMPFAPSWSLHWAYRDGHLVNLPVSLLVEGDVIALRPGQESFASLRGIKDDEHIVLEPGDLFPPFSPPPSPRGEVKKGPQNPQQHRLFRVLKTPVLDNIRWCLDMALARPVTALDNERFTVQSVMLRYAVPVVLASFLITNALRFVFGAPGITSWQYTLLQLQVNGVLPILPLLFPVLWVLATACGEARVLAQMSKASPSSLLAKFSEDTLSSYTEVVSSQEMLRCIWGHFLRVIQGKSSTLSYSSSLLHSLGSVTVLCCVDKQGILSWPNPSPETVLFFSGKMEPPHSSHEDLTDDLSTRSFCHPEVVEEPHERDALLSGPLNDTLHLSNEQERGDWPGDGPKPPEPHSHRKLHGRSKHPSGSNVSFSKDIEGGEEEPFKAVSEGDACEADDFVCDYHLEMLSLSQDQQNPSCIQFDDSNWQLHLTSLKPLGLNVLLNLCNASVTDRLCRFSDHLCNIALQESHSAVLPVHVPWGLCELARLIGFTPGAKELFKQENHLALYRLPSAEMVKETALGKLSRVTKRRPPLSHMISLFIKDTTTSTEQMLSHGTADVVLEACTDFWDGADIYPLSGSDRKKVLDFYQRACLSGYCSAFAYKPMHCALSSQLNGKCIELMQVPGHSAICTSCELPGTIPIKQNTRRNSWSSDGIGEVMEKEDCMQALSGQIFMGMVSSQYQARLDIVRLIDGLVNACIRFVYFSLEDELKSKVFAEKMGLETGWNCHISLTPNGDVPGSEIPPSSPSHAGSFHDDLHQVSRDDAEGLLLLEEEGHSDLISFQPTDSDIPSFLEDCNRAKLPRGIHQVRPHLQNIDNVPLLVPLFTDCTPETMCEMIKIMQEYGEVTCCLGSSANLRNSCLFSQSDISIALDPLYPSRCSWETFGYATSTSMAQASDGLSPLQLSGQLNSLACSMAFRQEESISIIRLIEQARHATYGIRKCFLFLLQCQLTLVVIQFLSCLVQLPPLLGTTDILWLSCFCYPLLSVSLLGKPPHSSVMSVATGKNLLSIPKKTQHYFLLCFLLKFSLTIGSGLICFGFILQSFCESAQIRNLTNCSSIMLSSKAPNWFDDFANGLLLAQKLTAALIVLHTVFISITHVHRTKPLWRKSPFSNLWWTVTVPVVLLGQLVQTAVDLQLWTNRDSHINFGLADVPLITWLLGCLSLILVVVTNESVKLHEIRVRVRYQKRQKLQFETKLGMNSPF, from the exons ATGCTCTTTAAGCAGGCAGAACTGTGGATGCCCAGTCAGGGCAAGTGCAGCAAA GGCGATCCTCCCTTGGCCCTGGGCCTATCTACAGGTAAGGCCCTTGGTATACTGAAAGAGCAGCTGGAGGCCGTGCTGGAAGGGCACCTAAAGGAGCAGAAGAAAAGCCTCACTTGGAAG GAGATATGGAAAAGAAGCTTCCTGCACCATGGTAACCGCTGTTCCTGTTTTCACTGGCCGGGTGCCTCCCTGATGCTGTTGgcagtgctgctgctgctaggCTGCTATGGAAATCAACCAGCCGGGAG CCATGGGGTAGAGTTGGTGAATGCCACGGCACTTCTCCTGTTGCTGCTTCTGAACCTCATCCTCATCGGGAGGCAGGAGCGACTGAAGCGCCAGGAGGTGGAGAGAAGGCTTCGAGGGATCATCGATCAAATAAGTG aCGCCCTCGGGGATGGTAAGGAGGTCAGGTGGCCAAATGCCATGTACCCTGATCTTCACATGCCCTTTGCCCCTTCCTGGTCCCTGCACTGGGCCTACCGAGATGGACACCTGGTAAATCTGCCAGTCAGCCTGCTGGTGGAGGGAGATGTCATTGCCCTGAGGCCAGGTCAGGAATCCTTTGCTTCCCTGAGGGGGATCAAG GACGATGAGCACATTGTCTTGGAGCCAGGTGACCTgtttccccccttttctcctcctccctctccacggGGGGAAGTGAAGAAGGGACCACAGAACCCCCAACAGCACCGGCTCTTCCGGGTTCTTAAGACCCCTGTGTTGGACAACATCAG ATGGTGCTTGGACATGGCCCTGGCTCGCCCAGTGACTGCCCTAGACAATGAGAGGTTCACAGTGCAGTCAGTGATGCTGCGATATGCAGTCCCTGTGGTACTG GCCAGCTTCCTCATCACTAATGCCCTGCGCTTTGTGTTCGGTGCTCCGGGGATCACTTCTTGGCAGTATACCTTACTCCAGCTGCAG GTGAATGGTGTCCTGCCAATCCTCCCACTGTTGTTTCCAGTCCTGTGGGTACTGGCCACAGCCTGTGGGGAGGCCCGAGTCCTGGCCCAGATGAGCAAAGCCTCACCTAGCTCCCTG TTGGCCAAGTTTTCAGAAGATACTCTCAGCAGCTATACAGAAGTGGTTTCCTCTCAG GAAATGCTCCGCTGCATCTGGGGACACTTCCTCAGGGTGATCCAAGGAAAGTCATCGACGCTGAGCTACAGCTCCAGCCTGCTGCACAGCTTGGGCTCTGTGACG GTGCTGTGCTGTGTAGACAAGCAAGGAATCCTGTCCTGGCCCAATCCAAGCCCTGAGACTGTCCTGTTCTTCAGCGGGAAGATGGAACCACCTCACAGCAGCCACGAGGACCTGACTGATGACTTGTCCACCCGCTCCTTCTGCCACCCTGAGGTAGTGGAGGAG CCCCATGAGCGTGACGCTTTGCTGTCTGGTCCCTTGAATGACACCTTGCACCTCTCCAATGAGCAGGAAAGGGGTGACTGGCCTGGGGATGGTCCCAAACCACCTGAACCTCACTCTCACCGAAAGCTGCATGGGCGCAGTAAACATCCCTCTGGCTCCAATGTGAGCTTCAGCAAGGACattgagggaggggaagaggagccATTTAAg GCTGTGAGCGAAGGGGATGCCTGCGAGGCGGATGACTTTGTATGTGACTACCACTTGGAGATGCTGAGCCTGTCTCAGGACCAGCAGAATCCCTCCTGCATCCAGTTTGATGACTCTAATTGGCAGCTGCACCTCACCTCCCTCAAGCCCCTCGGCCTCAATGTGCTGCTGAACCTGTGCAATGCCAGCGTCACTGATCGCCTCTGCCGCTTCTCTGACCACCTCTGTAACATCGCACTCCAGGAGAGCCACAGTGCTGTGCTGCCTGTACATGTGCCCTGGGGGCTCTGCGAGCTCGCCCGACTCATCG GCTTCACTCCTGGCGCCAAAGAGCTCTTCAAACAGGAAAACCACTTAGCACTCTATCGCCTTCCCAGCGCTGAGATGGTGAAGGAGACAGCCTTGGGAAAACTATCCCGTGTTACCAAGCGGCGCCCACCCCTGAGCCATATGATCAGCCTCTTTATCAAGGACACAACCACCA GCACTGAGCAGATGCTGTCCCACGGCACAGCAGATGTGGTTCTGGAGGCCTGCACAGACTTCTGGGATGGAGCAGACATCTACCCGCTCTCTGGCTCAGACAG AAAGAAAGTGCTAGATTTCTACCAGCGAGCCTGCCTCTCAGGCTATTGCTCTGCCTTTGCCTACAAGCCCATGCACTGCGCCTTGTCCTCTCAGCTCAATGGCAAGTGCATCGAGCTTATGCAGGTGCCTGGCCACAGTGCCATCTGCACCTCCTGCGAGCTTCCTGGTACCATACCCATCAAGCAAAACACTCGCCGCAACAGCTGGAGCTCTGACG GGATCGGCGAAGTGATGGAGAAGGAGGATTGTATGCAAGCTCTGAGCGGCCAGATCTTCATGGGTATGGTGTCATCCCAGTACCAGGCTCGTCTGGACATCGTGCGCCTCATCGATGGGCTGGTCAATGCCTGCATCCGCTTCGTTTACTTCTCCCTGGAGGATGAGCTCAAGAGCAAG GTGTTTGCAGAAAAGATGGGCCTTGAGACAGGTTGGAATTGCCACATCTCCCTCACACCAAATGGTGATGTTCCAGGCTCTGAGATTCCCCCTTCTAGCCCCAGTCATGCCGGTTCCTTTCATGATGACCTGCATCAGG TGTCCCGGGATGATGCTGAGGGGCTTCTGCTCCTGGAGGAGGAGGGTCACTCTGACCTTATCAGCTTCCAGCCTACCGACAGTGACATCCCTAGCTTCTTAGAAGACTGCAACCGG GCCAAGCTGCCTCGGGGTATCCACCAAGTACGGCCACACTTACAGAACATCGACAATGTTCCTCTGCTGGTACCCCTCTTCACGGACTGCACCCCTGAAA cCATGTGTGAAATGATTAAGATCATGCAAGAGTATGGAGAGGTGACGTGCTGTTTGGGTAGCTCCGCCAACCTGCGCAACAGCTGCCTCTTCTCGCAGAGTGACATCAG CATTGCCCTGGATCCCCTGTATCCATCCCGCTGCTCCTGGGAGACCTTTGGCTATGCCACCAGCACCAGCATGGCCCAGGCCTCAGATGGCCTGTCTCCCCTGCAGCTCTCGGGGCAGCTCAACAGCCTGGCCTGCTCCATGGCCTTTCGGCAGGAGGAGAGCATCAGTATCATCCGGCTTATTGAGCAG GCCCGTCATGCTACCTACGGCATCCGCAAGTGCTTCCTCTTCCTGCTGCAATGCCAACTGACTCTAGTAGTTATCCAG TTCCTTTCTTGCCTGGTACAATTGCCACCACTCCTGGGCACCACTGACATCCTGTGGCTGTCCTGCTTCTGCTATCCCCTTCTAAG CGTCTCCCTGCTTGGGAAGCCTCCACACAGCTCTGTCATGTCTGTAGCTACAGGGAAGAATCTTCTCTCAATCCCCAAGAAG ACCCagcactactttctcctctgcttCTTGCTCAAGTTTAGCCTGACCATAGGCTCGGGCCTCATCTGCTTTGGCTTCATCCTGCAGAGTTTTTGTGAGAGTGCCCAGATCCGAAACCTTACTAACTGTTCCTCTATCATGCTGAGCAG TAAAGCTCCAAATTGGTTTGATGACTTTGCCAATGGGCTCCTGCTGGCCCAGAAACTTACAGCTGCCCTAATCGTCCTACACACTG tGTTCATTTCCATCACCCATGTGCACCGCACCAAGCCCTTGTGGAGAAAGAGCCCCTTCTCCAATCTCTGGTGGACCGTAACAGTACCTGTGGT GCTTCTGGGGCAGCTTGTGCAGACGGCAGTGGACTTGCAGCTCTGGACAAACAGGGACAGCCATATTAACTTTGGCCTGGCAGATGTGCCCCTGATCACCTGGCTCCTGGGCTGCCTCTCCCTCATCCTTGTGGTCGTCACCAATGAAAGTGTCAAGTTGCATGAAATCCG GGTTCGGGTCCGATACCAGAAGAGGCAGAAACTACAGTTTGAAACTAAACTTGGCATGAACTCCCCTTTTTGA
- the TMEM94 gene encoding transmembrane protein 94 isoform X6, which produces MDLKKHQGDPPLALGLSTGKALGILKEQLEAVLEGHLKEQKKSLTWKEIWKRSFLHHGNRCSCFHWPGASLMLLAVLLLLGCYGNQPAGSHGVELVNATALLLLLLLNLILIGRQERLKRQEVERRLRGIIDQISDALGDGKEVRWPNAMYPDLHMPFAPSWSLHWAYRDGHLVNLPVSLLVEGDVIALRPGQESFASLRGIKDDEHIVLEPGDLFPPFSPPPSPRGEVKKGPQNPQQHRLFRVLKTPVLDNIRWCLDMALARPVTALDNERFTVQSVMLRYAVPVVLASFLITNALRFVFGAPGITSWQYTLLQLQVNGVLPILPLLFPVLWVLATACGEARVLAQMSKASPSSLLAKFSEDTLSSYTEVVSSQEMLRCIWGHFLRVIQGKSSTLSYSSSLLHSLGSVTVLCCVDKQGILSWPNPSPETVLFFSGKMEPPHSSHEDLTDDLSTRSFCHPEPHERDALLSGPLNDTLHLSNEQERGDWPGDGPKPPEPHSHRKLHGRSKHPSGSNVSFSKDIEGGEEEPFKAVSEGDACEADDFVCDYHLEMLSLSQDQQNPSCIQFDDSNWQLHLTSLKPLGLNVLLNLCNASVTDRLCRFSDHLCNIALQESHSAVLPVHVPWGLCELARLIGFTPGAKELFKQENHLALYRLPSAEMVKETALGKLSRVTKRRPPLSHMISLFIKDTTTSTEQMLSHGTADVVLEACTDFWDGADIYPLSGSDRKKVLDFYQRACLSGYCSAFAYKPMHCALSSQLNGKCIELMQVPGHSAICTSCELPGTIPIKQNTRRNSWSSDEGIGEVMEKEDCMQALSGQIFMGMVSSQYQARLDIVRLIDGLVNACIRFVYFSLEDELKSKVFAEKMGLETGWNCHISLTPNGDVPGSEIPPSSPSHAGSFHDDLHQVSRDDAEGLLLLEEEGHSDLISFQPTDSDIPSFLEDCNRAKLPRGIHQVRPHLQNIDNVPLLVPLFTDCTPETMCEMIKIMQEYGEVTCCLGSSANLRNSCLFSQSDISIALDPLYPSRCSWETFGYATSTSMAQASDGLSPLQLSGQLNSLACSMAFRQEESISIIRLIEQARHATYGIRKCFLFLLQCQLTLVVIQFLSCLVQLPPLLGTTDILWLSCFCYPLLSVSLLGKPPHSSVMSVATGKNLLSIPKKTQHYFLLCFLLKFSLTIGSGLICFGFILQSFCESAQIRNLTNCSSIMLSSKAPNWFDDFANGLLLAQKLTAALIVLHTVFISITHVHRTKPLWRKSPFSNLWWTVTVPVVLLGQLVQTAVDLQLWTNRDSHINFGLADVPLITWLLGCLSLILVVVTNESVKLHEIRVRVRYQKRQKLQFETKLGMNSPF; this is translated from the exons ATGGACCTGAAGAAACACCAG GGCGATCCTCCCTTGGCCCTGGGCCTATCTACAGGTAAGGCCCTTGGTATACTGAAAGAGCAGCTGGAGGCCGTGCTGGAAGGGCACCTAAAGGAGCAGAAGAAAAGCCTCACTTGGAAG GAGATATGGAAAAGAAGCTTCCTGCACCATGGTAACCGCTGTTCCTGTTTTCACTGGCCGGGTGCCTCCCTGATGCTGTTGgcagtgctgctgctgctaggCTGCTATGGAAATCAACCAGCCGGGAG CCATGGGGTAGAGTTGGTGAATGCCACGGCACTTCTCCTGTTGCTGCTTCTGAACCTCATCCTCATCGGGAGGCAGGAGCGACTGAAGCGCCAGGAGGTGGAGAGAAGGCTTCGAGGGATCATCGATCAAATAAGTG aCGCCCTCGGGGATGGTAAGGAGGTCAGGTGGCCAAATGCCATGTACCCTGATCTTCACATGCCCTTTGCCCCTTCCTGGTCCCTGCACTGGGCCTACCGAGATGGACACCTGGTAAATCTGCCAGTCAGCCTGCTGGTGGAGGGAGATGTCATTGCCCTGAGGCCAGGTCAGGAATCCTTTGCTTCCCTGAGGGGGATCAAG GACGATGAGCACATTGTCTTGGAGCCAGGTGACCTgtttccccccttttctcctcctccctctccacggGGGGAAGTGAAGAAGGGACCACAGAACCCCCAACAGCACCGGCTCTTCCGGGTTCTTAAGACCCCTGTGTTGGACAACATCAG ATGGTGCTTGGACATGGCCCTGGCTCGCCCAGTGACTGCCCTAGACAATGAGAGGTTCACAGTGCAGTCAGTGATGCTGCGATATGCAGTCCCTGTGGTACTG GCCAGCTTCCTCATCACTAATGCCCTGCGCTTTGTGTTCGGTGCTCCGGGGATCACTTCTTGGCAGTATACCTTACTCCAGCTGCAG GTGAATGGTGTCCTGCCAATCCTCCCACTGTTGTTTCCAGTCCTGTGGGTACTGGCCACAGCCTGTGGGGAGGCCCGAGTCCTGGCCCAGATGAGCAAAGCCTCACCTAGCTCCCTG TTGGCCAAGTTTTCAGAAGATACTCTCAGCAGCTATACAGAAGTGGTTTCCTCTCAG GAAATGCTCCGCTGCATCTGGGGACACTTCCTCAGGGTGATCCAAGGAAAGTCATCGACGCTGAGCTACAGCTCCAGCCTGCTGCACAGCTTGGGCTCTGTGACG GTGCTGTGCTGTGTAGACAAGCAAGGAATCCTGTCCTGGCCCAATCCAAGCCCTGAGACTGTCCTGTTCTTCAGCGGGAAGATGGAACCACCTCACAGCAGCCACGAGGACCTGACTGATGACTTGTCCACCCGCTCCTTCTGCCACCCTGAG CCCCATGAGCGTGACGCTTTGCTGTCTGGTCCCTTGAATGACACCTTGCACCTCTCCAATGAGCAGGAAAGGGGTGACTGGCCTGGGGATGGTCCCAAACCACCTGAACCTCACTCTCACCGAAAGCTGCATGGGCGCAGTAAACATCCCTCTGGCTCCAATGTGAGCTTCAGCAAGGACattgagggaggggaagaggagccATTTAAg GCTGTGAGCGAAGGGGATGCCTGCGAGGCGGATGACTTTGTATGTGACTACCACTTGGAGATGCTGAGCCTGTCTCAGGACCAGCAGAATCCCTCCTGCATCCAGTTTGATGACTCTAATTGGCAGCTGCACCTCACCTCCCTCAAGCCCCTCGGCCTCAATGTGCTGCTGAACCTGTGCAATGCCAGCGTCACTGATCGCCTCTGCCGCTTCTCTGACCACCTCTGTAACATCGCACTCCAGGAGAGCCACAGTGCTGTGCTGCCTGTACATGTGCCCTGGGGGCTCTGCGAGCTCGCCCGACTCATCG GCTTCACTCCTGGCGCCAAAGAGCTCTTCAAACAGGAAAACCACTTAGCACTCTATCGCCTTCCCAGCGCTGAGATGGTGAAGGAGACAGCCTTGGGAAAACTATCCCGTGTTACCAAGCGGCGCCCACCCCTGAGCCATATGATCAGCCTCTTTATCAAGGACACAACCACCA GCACTGAGCAGATGCTGTCCCACGGCACAGCAGATGTGGTTCTGGAGGCCTGCACAGACTTCTGGGATGGAGCAGACATCTACCCGCTCTCTGGCTCAGACAG AAAGAAAGTGCTAGATTTCTACCAGCGAGCCTGCCTCTCAGGCTATTGCTCTGCCTTTGCCTACAAGCCCATGCACTGCGCCTTGTCCTCTCAGCTCAATGGCAAGTGCATCGAGCTTATGCAGGTGCCTGGCCACAGTGCCATCTGCACCTCCTGCGAGCTTCCTGGTACCATACCCATCAAGCAAAACACTCGCCGCAACAGCTGGAGCTCTGACG AAGGGATCGGCGAAGTGATGGAGAAGGAGGATTGTATGCAAGCTCTGAGCGGCCAGATCTTCATGGGTATGGTGTCATCCCAGTACCAGGCTCGTCTGGACATCGTGCGCCTCATCGATGGGCTGGTCAATGCCTGCATCCGCTTCGTTTACTTCTCCCTGGAGGATGAGCTCAAGAGCAAG GTGTTTGCAGAAAAGATGGGCCTTGAGACAGGTTGGAATTGCCACATCTCCCTCACACCAAATGGTGATGTTCCAGGCTCTGAGATTCCCCCTTCTAGCCCCAGTCATGCCGGTTCCTTTCATGATGACCTGCATCAGG TGTCCCGGGATGATGCTGAGGGGCTTCTGCTCCTGGAGGAGGAGGGTCACTCTGACCTTATCAGCTTCCAGCCTACCGACAGTGACATCCCTAGCTTCTTAGAAGACTGCAACCGG GCCAAGCTGCCTCGGGGTATCCACCAAGTACGGCCACACTTACAGAACATCGACAATGTTCCTCTGCTGGTACCCCTCTTCACGGACTGCACCCCTGAAA cCATGTGTGAAATGATTAAGATCATGCAAGAGTATGGAGAGGTGACGTGCTGTTTGGGTAGCTCCGCCAACCTGCGCAACAGCTGCCTCTTCTCGCAGAGTGACATCAG CATTGCCCTGGATCCCCTGTATCCATCCCGCTGCTCCTGGGAGACCTTTGGCTATGCCACCAGCACCAGCATGGCCCAGGCCTCAGATGGCCTGTCTCCCCTGCAGCTCTCGGGGCAGCTCAACAGCCTGGCCTGCTCCATGGCCTTTCGGCAGGAGGAGAGCATCAGTATCATCCGGCTTATTGAGCAG GCCCGTCATGCTACCTACGGCATCCGCAAGTGCTTCCTCTTCCTGCTGCAATGCCAACTGACTCTAGTAGTTATCCAG TTCCTTTCTTGCCTGGTACAATTGCCACCACTCCTGGGCACCACTGACATCCTGTGGCTGTCCTGCTTCTGCTATCCCCTTCTAAG CGTCTCCCTGCTTGGGAAGCCTCCACACAGCTCTGTCATGTCTGTAGCTACAGGGAAGAATCTTCTCTCAATCCCCAAGAAG ACCCagcactactttctcctctgcttCTTGCTCAAGTTTAGCCTGACCATAGGCTCGGGCCTCATCTGCTTTGGCTTCATCCTGCAGAGTTTTTGTGAGAGTGCCCAGATCCGAAACCTTACTAACTGTTCCTCTATCATGCTGAGCAG TAAAGCTCCAAATTGGTTTGATGACTTTGCCAATGGGCTCCTGCTGGCCCAGAAACTTACAGCTGCCCTAATCGTCCTACACACTG tGTTCATTTCCATCACCCATGTGCACCGCACCAAGCCCTTGTGGAGAAAGAGCCCCTTCTCCAATCTCTGGTGGACCGTAACAGTACCTGTGGT GCTTCTGGGGCAGCTTGTGCAGACGGCAGTGGACTTGCAGCTCTGGACAAACAGGGACAGCCATATTAACTTTGGCCTGGCAGATGTGCCCCTGATCACCTGGCTCCTGGGCTGCCTCTCCCTCATCCTTGTGGTCGTCACCAATGAAAGTGTCAAGTTGCATGAAATCCG GGTTCGGGTCCGATACCAGAAGAGGCAGAAACTACAGTTTGAAACTAAACTTGGCATGAACTCCCCTTTTTGA